The Candidatus Poribacteria bacterium genome contains the following window.
TGCTCCAGTTCTTGTATATTATCCTTGGTCAAGGATGCCGTTGCGGGTAGTCCGAGTTCCTCCCGAATAGCAGCACGCAATTCGGGGTCGGGCATCCACGCGTGAGTATCTTTTGGATGCACCGGCGCGTCCGATGTTGAGTTCCTTGCAGAAACCTGTAAGCCGTTACTGTTGGTATTCCCAGCGGTAACGACAGCACGCCCAATTTGATTTCGCAGTGCTGGTTTCGCGTTAGTCTCTAAGACAATAGACACATCCACGATCTCAATGGTCGGTTCAGATTCCGCCTCGAAACTATAGGGTTTCTGAAAGCGAGTGAGGTGTTGGTTGCTGAATCCGATCAAAAATAGAATCAAAACAGCAGCTGCGCCAAAAGCCGCCCATGGGAGCAACGGTTTCGTAGCCGAAGGTGGGGTCAGTTTCAAGTCAGCGACTTGCTGCATGATGTTCTGGGTTAAATTCGCCGATATCTGCACACCGCCGAGAACTTCTTGAACCAAGGTTTCTTCTTTCTCCCGTAAACGTTTGCGTGCTCGACTGAGCCGACTACTGATCGTCTTTACGGAAACACCCAAGAACTTACTAATTTCCTTCATTGTCATTTCGCCGAGATAGAAAAGCGTCATGACGGTGCGTTCACTTTCCGGCAGTTTTTCCAGAAGTTTTTTCACGGTTTCACGCCGGCGTTCCTCGGCTGCTGCCTCGCGGTGCTCCGACAAATAGTGAGCATAGGAGAGTTTTTCGACTTCATCCACGCGTGTATCCTCCAGCGATTGCATCGCAGATTTTTGCTTTCGCAGCCAATTCAGGCACCGCCGATTCGCGATGACATAGAGCCATCCGGCAAATTGATGGAGATCTTTGAGCGTCGGGAGTTTTTTATATACTTGAAGGAAGGTGTCTTGCGTAATCTCTTCAGCATAATGAAAATCACCGATCTTTCGCCATACAAGCGCATGAACGCTTTTTTGGTATTTTTCGACCAAGATGCTAAACGCGACATCATCCCCTGATAAAATTCTCTGTATCAATTGAACATCGTCTTCTCTTTCCATCAGGATTCTCCATGATTCATGAATAGGTTTCGCAGCCTTGAAGGTTCCCTCGTGTTGTTTTCATTTGGAAGGATCGCGTTGCCAATATCTGTAGGCAGGTGTCGTTTATGTGCCGCATTTGCATGCAATTGTAGTATATAGAATTCACAGATTGAACCATTTAATGTGGGACCTTACCTTCCACTGTTATTAAAGACACAATTTTTTATTAAAAGTCTGCACTAATTTAACGCAAGTTGCTATTTTTTTAAACAGGACTTACGCAAAATGGGCTTTCATGCCAAAATTGAGCGAATATTCCCCAAGCAGGCGCAATAATGCACGTCGCATGAATCAGAATCAACGGTATGAAGTGCTTATGCACTTCCCCGGGTATGAATGCCTTATGGCGACTACGAACCAAAGATCACACGAAAACGGGTCAACTGCGTAAGTCCTATTAAAGAATAAGAAATAGTATTCACAATTCTCAAACGAGCCGTTAAAGATAGAAAGGGTGGAAAGCCTCTAACTTCCACCCTTCTTTTTTATAATCTCATCAATGCCGTCTTACTTCCGTATCAGCATCTTCCGCGTTGCCGTGAAATCGCCTGCCGTGAGTGTGTAGAAATAGACACCACTGGCAACGCGTTCACCGACAGCGTTTCTGCCATCCCAATACGCCGCACGGCTACGACTTTGATAAATTCCAGCGGGCATTTGTCCCAGCACTAACGTTCGGATTAAACTACCCCCCACAGAATAGATACGCAAGGTGACATCTGCGGGTTCCGAGAGTTGATACGGTATCCATGTCTCTGGGTTGAACGGGTTCGGATAGTTGGCAAGCAGTACTGTCTCTTCTGGTATTAGCGATGCTAAGAGGCGTTGAAGGTTCGCAATGCCCTCTCGGAAGGCAATAGAACCGTCATCTTCAACTTGTGCCTGTGTTATCCATGCTTGTATCATTGCCGGATCTAAGAGTTCCAAAGTGTCTATAGCAATAGCAGAAGGGGCTGCAGAAGTGGTCGTTTCGCCAAGATGTTGTGCGACAAGAATGAGGTCTTGGATGTTAATAATGCCATCCTGGTTTACGTCGATCCGTAAGTTAGCAGGTGTGCTTGCCCCTAAATCCTGCGCCACGAGAATAAGATCTAAGACACTCACACGTCCATCCTGATTCACATCCCATGCGGGATAACCTCCCACAGTGATTGTAATATTGGGTGGAAGGGATGGGATGATGTCGCCTGTAATAGAGCCAAATTCAAAGTTATCCAATGTTACTTGCGTTCTGCCGCCCGCTTTTGTCCTAAATGTTACAGAGAGTAATGTGCCTGTGCCACTCACACCATTTTCAGATTGTCGCGCTGCAAACATACCTTTGATTTTGCCCACCGTATTATCAATTGTACCACCTTGGAAGAAGGTATCTCCACCTTCCATCATCAGGAAATCGCCTTCAACGACTTCAGTCGCTTCAAGGACCTTCGGATCAAAGGTAATATCTGCTTGCCATCCTGCTAAATTGGTAACCTCTTCTGCGTTGAGATTTAGCGTTAACATATCGTCAGCGAGAAGAGTTGTCTGAGTTGCTGAAAACGCGAAACCGACACCGAAAGGTATTAATGTATAGTCTGTGCCTTGTTCAAAACCGAAGTGCCCGGTAATCGTTCCTCCATTGCCAACAGCAACTAACAAGACATTTGCTCCCGGTTTAAGGGTGATAGGAAAATACTGATTGAAACCAGCACTATCGGCCGACCAATAATCGTATTCTGCAGGTCTGATTAACTGCTCATAGATTAACTTACCATTTAGCCAAACCTTGTTGCGACCCGCACTTCCCACAAACATTCTTGTTTTTTGTTCCCGCGGTGAATCTAAGATTACGGAACCGTAGACAATCATAACTTCCGTCTTCCATTCATATTCTTCAGGCAAGCCGAAAGCACGCACCATTTCCCACATATTATTTACAGGTCCATCATAAGTACCTATAGGCGAAATTTTATGGGATGTCCATTCATAATTTCCGACTGCTTTTCCTTCCGCTGCGCCTCTCGTAGCAATCTGATGTTCTGTTACAGAACCCTCACTCACTTCTGACAATAAATCTGTATTGTTGTCAAGTTGTTTTTCTGGAATCGGGACCCATAACCAAGGTCCCTCTATTTTTCGACCTCCTATAGGGGCACCCGGGTTATTAAGCCAACTGATATATGTCCGCGCAGCTAACCCATCTAAAGAGGATATGTCAGGTATTTGATTTACACGTAAATCTAACCATTCCAAGTTGATTAGCCCTGCAAGTGAGGATACGTCTGAGATCCTGTTTTCATGAAGGTACAGTTCTGTTAATCCTGTTAAACTCGATAACGGTGATATATCAACTATTTCATTCCGGGGTAAATCTAACCTTGCTAAGTTGGTTAGCCCTGAAAGTGGAGATACGTCTGTAATCCTGTTCTCAGCAAGTCGTAAACGTCTTAGGCTTGTTAAACCCGATAATGGCGATAAAGAATAATCGGACACTCTTCTGGTGTGGTTAAGATTTAGATATTCCAATTTGGTTAACCCTGCCAAGGGTGATAAATCAGATAAAGAATCGCAACCATGACAGTCCAGCCATTCTAAATTGATGAGGCCTGCCAAGGGTGAAACATCCGATAGTTTCGCATTGTTAGCAATCGACAGATGTTTTAGACCGGTTAATCCTGCCAGCTGTGAGAGGTCTTCTAATCCGCATCCATAAAGGTACAATATTTCCAAGCTTGTTAGACTTGCCAAGGGGGATAGATCCGATACTGGATTACTACCTAAGTGTAACCCTCTCAGTTTTGTCAATCCTGAAAATGGGGAGAGATTGGATATTCCGGCATCCCAGGCACCTACTTCGATAAGGCTTTTCAATTCGGCAAGTGGTGATAGATCCGATATTGGATTATTTGAAATCCATAACTCTTCCAGATTTATAGCGTACTCAATACCTGTCAAATCCTTAATGTCTCTATTACTTGCTCTTAAGGTTGTTAATGTTGCCATCTCTTGAGGTGTAATCGGAACAGTAGCAGTATCCTCTTTCCCAAGTGTCTCTGCGATTACTGCACGGAGGTTCGGATCGGAAATGTATACACCAGTACCGG
Protein-coding sequences here:
- a CDS encoding sigma-70 family RNA polymerase sigma factor; this translates as MEREDDVQLIQRILSGDDVAFSILVEKYQKSVHALVWRKIGDFHYAEEITQDTFLQVYKKLPTLKDLHQFAGWLYVIANRRCLNWLRKQKSAMQSLEDTRVDEVEKLSYAHYLSEHREAAAEERRRETVKKLLEKLPESERTVMTLFYLGEMTMKEISKFLGVSVKTISSRLSRARKRLREKEETLVQEVLGGVQISANLTQNIMQQVADLKLTPPSATKPLLPWAAFGAAAVLILFLIGFSNQHLTRFQKPYSFEAESEPTIEIVDVSIVLETNAKPALRNQIGRAVVTAGNTNSNGLQVSARNSTSDAPVHPKDTHAWMPDPELRAAIREELGLPATASLTKDNIQELEHLNAEGRGVTDLKGLEFARNLGHLHLADEGNYVTDLRPLAMLTSLTDLNVGNNQVADLRPLATLTNLTELSLWNNQVTDVSPLSSLTALIYLNLADNRVRDLSPLVNLKSLEVLDLFDNEVENVVPLAGLENLKELILTDNRVGNLSPLTELTELQTVLLKGNPIKDFTPLSALNLTDLKYDAVSDPAEQTQPSEAWMPDPALRAAIRGEIGLLPDIPLTKERLLKLGFLNAHDKGILDLTGLEFATNLRGLDVRQNPITDLRPLSNLTQLVEFHFWHVLSESH
- a CDS encoding leucine-rich repeat domain-containing protein; the encoded protein is MKNWKTFIIFVCLLTLILVNPHRVYAQQNLAQQAYAIFERNCLNCHGEHGAFTEEIIIEHTALIETGAVVPGKPAIESELYKRLLTNDPAKRMPLGQPQLPPAAILTIGNWIQAGAPDWESTSETDGPFITPKEMLDTIEKHVNSLLPFDRAFTRYFTMTHLYNAGESVEALHTYQRALSKLVNSLSWGRTIKVPQPIDSEETIFYIDLRDYEWEVGSNRWTLIEAAYPYEIEFNAPTQTALREKLTNLREKMACEVPFVHVDWFIATAALPPLYHDILGLPETDRELETRLEVNVVENIRNAPGKRVWRAGFNDSGVSNNNRVVERHDSRYGAYWKSYDFAGSVGTQNIFTHPLSFTHDGGEIIFNLPNGLQAYYLADASGRRLDEAPINIVSNPAASDPTVRNGLSCIGCHTEGMKDFQDTVRAVIQRNANPPFNKDRALQLYTDKSTMDRLVREDTDRYRQALEATGGVFGGIEPVQRFHEAFQRPLDAAHAAAAVGLETEVFLEKIRENVSLQNLGLQVLENSTMKRDAWRSNFDQVLSVLNTPDGVLPPTEVRPERIPGTGVYISDPNLRAVIAETLGKEDTATVPITPQEMATLTTLRASNRDIKDLTGIEYAINLEELWISNNPISDLSPLAELKSLIEVGAWDAGISNLSPFSGLTKLRGLHLGSNPVSDLSPLASLTSLEILYLYGCGLEDLSQLAGLTGLKHLSIANNAKLSDVSPLAGLINLEWLDCHGCDSLSDLSPLAGLTKLEYLNLNHTRRVSDYSLSPLSGLTSLRRLRLAENRITDVSPLSGLTNLARLDLPRNEIVDISPLSSLTGLTELYLHENRISDVSSLAGLINLEWLDLRVNQIPDISSLDGLAARTYISWLNNPGAPIGGRKIEGPWLWVPIPEKQLDNNTDLLSEVSEGSVTEHQIATRGAAEGKAVGNYEWTSHKISPIGTYDGPVNNMWEMVRAFGLPEEYEWKTEVMIVYGSVILDSPREQKTRMFVGSAGRNKVWLNGKLIYEQLIRPAEYDYWSADSAGFNQYFPITLKPGANVLLVAVGNGGTITGHFGFEQGTDYTLIPFGVGFAFSATQTTLLADDMLTLNLNAEEVTNLAGWQADITFDPKVLEATEVVEGDFLMMEGGDTFFQGGTIDNTVGKIKGMFAARQSENGVSGTGTLLSVTFRTKAGGRTQVTLDNFEFGSITGDIIPSLPPNITITVGGYPAWDVNQDGRVSVLDLILVAQDLGASTPANLRIDVNQDGIINIQDLILVAQHLGETTTSAAPSAIAIDTLELLDPAMIQAWITQAQVEDDGSIAFREGIANLQRLLASLIPEETVLLANYPNPFNPETWIPYQLSEPADVTLRIYSVGGSLIRTLVLGQMPAGIYQSRSRAAYWDGRNAVGERVASGVYFYTLTAGDFTATRKMLIRK